A window of Polaribacter litorisediminis contains these coding sequences:
- a CDS encoding metal-dependent hydrolase family protein encodes MKKTVLLFLAIILIQHITAQTTYILCGKLIDTKSGKINTEKTILVKKNKIIDVKDGYIKPKSGSLIDLRDKVVMAGLIDMHVHIEQEFDRNTRLNDYILNEADVAFNSVGFAKTTLLNGFTTVRDLGGTGVNIAIRNAIDKGKIPGPRVFTAGKSLATTGGHADPTNGSSRKLIGDPGPKEGVVNSIEDAKKAVRQRYKNGADCIKITATGGVLSVAKSGDNPQFTIEEIKTICDTAKDYGMHVAAHAHGDEGMQRAIIGGVKTIEHGTYMSDETMELMKKHDAYLVPTITAGKEVEEKAKIAGFYPEIVVPKALAVGPQIQGTFAKAYKKGVGIAFGTDAGVFKHGNNGKEFGFMVAAGMPAMETIQSATITNAMLLKMENEIGQVKKGFFADIIAVNEDPTKNINTMENVVFVMKNGVVYKK; translated from the coding sequence ATGAAAAAAACAGTTTTACTTTTTTTAGCCATTATTCTTATTCAACATATAACAGCCCAAACAACGTATATTTTATGCGGAAAATTAATAGATACAAAATCAGGAAAAATCAACACTGAAAAAACTATTTTAGTGAAAAAGAACAAAATTATAGATGTCAAAGATGGTTATATCAAGCCGAAATCAGGATCTTTAATTGATTTGAGAGATAAAGTGGTAATGGCAGGTTTAATTGATATGCATGTTCACATTGAACAAGAATTTGATCGAAATACAAGATTGAACGATTATATTTTAAATGAAGCAGATGTAGCTTTTAATTCCGTAGGTTTTGCAAAAACAACGTTATTAAATGGTTTTACAACTGTTCGAGATTTAGGGGGTACTGGGGTAAATATCGCTATTCGAAATGCTATTGATAAAGGAAAAATACCGGGACCACGCGTTTTTACAGCGGGTAAATCTTTGGCAACAACTGGTGGTCATGCAGACCCAACAAATGGTAGTAGTAGAAAATTAATTGGAGATCCTGGGCCAAAAGAAGGTGTTGTAAATTCAATAGAAGATGCAAAAAAAGCGGTACGACAACGGTATAAAAATGGAGCAGATTGCATTAAAATTACAGCAACTGGAGGAGTATTAAGTGTTGCTAAATCAGGCGATAATCCGCAGTTTACAATTGAGGAAATTAAGACAATTTGTGATACTGCAAAAGATTACGGAATGCATGTTGCTGCGCATGCTCACGGAGATGAGGGCATGCAAAGAGCGATTATTGGAGGGGTAAAAACCATAGAACATGGTACCTATATGAGTGATGAAACTATGGAACTCATGAAAAAGCATGATGCTTATTTGGTGCCAACAATAACAGCAGGCAAAGAAGTGGAGGAAAAGGCAAAAATAGCAGGTTTTTATCCTGAAATTGTGGTGCCAAAAGCACTGGCTGTTGGTCCACAAATTCAAGGAACTTTTGCAAAAGCGTATAAAAAAGGAGTCGGAATTGCTTTCGGTACAGATGCAGGGGTTTTTAAACACGGAAATAACGGAAAAGAATTCGGATTTATGGTGGCCGCAGGAATGCCCGCTATGGAAACAATTCAGTCTGCAACCATTACCAATGCTATGTTATTAAAAATGGAAAACGAAATAGGACAAGTTAAAAAAGGTTTTTTCGCTGATATTATTGCGGTAAACGAAGATCCCACTAAAAATATTAACACCATGGAAAATGTTGTTTTTGTGATGAAAAACGGTGTTGTTTATAAGAAGTAA
- a CDS encoding ABC transporter ATP-binding protein, with amino-acid sequence MIEVKDLHKGFGDVQILKGISTSFHPGKTSLIIGQSGAGKTVFLKSLIGLHTPEKGTISFDGRINTKFTVKEKQQWRQEIGMVFQGSALFDSQTVEENVMFPLKMFTKQSQGEMLERVNFVLDRVNLQNSNNKFPGELSGGMQKRVAIARAIVMNPKYLFCDEPNSGLDPETAIVIDNLIQEITDEYQITTVINTHDMNSVMEIGEKILFLKNGRKAWEGNSEEMFRTDNEAVVGFVYSSNLFKKVREAYLNETK; translated from the coding sequence ATGATAGAAGTAAAAGATTTACATAAAGGTTTTGGAGATGTTCAAATTTTAAAAGGGATTTCAACATCATTCCATCCAGGTAAAACAAGTTTAATCATTGGTCAAAGTGGTGCTGGAAAAACGGTTTTCCTAAAATCTCTAATAGGATTACATACACCAGAAAAAGGAACCATTTCTTTTGATGGTAGGATAAATACAAAATTTACCGTTAAGGAAAAACAACAGTGGAGACAAGAGATTGGCATGGTTTTTCAGGGTAGTGCGCTTTTTGATTCGCAAACTGTAGAAGAAAATGTTATGTTTCCTTTAAAAATGTTCACAAAGCAATCTCAAGGTGAAATGTTAGAGAGGGTAAACTTTGTTCTAGACCGTGTAAATTTACAAAATTCAAATAATAAATTTCCAGGTGAATTGTCTGGAGGAATGCAAAAAAGAGTTGCCATTGCACGAGCAATTGTCATGAATCCTAAATATTTATTTTGTGATGAACCAAATTCAGGTTTAGACCCAGAAACAGCCATTGTAATTGATAATTTAATTCAAGAAATTACAGACGAATATCAAATTACAACCGTCATAAATACACATGATATGAATTCTGTCATGGAAATAGGAGAAAAAATTCTCTTTTTAAAAAACGGAAGAAAAGCCTGGGAAGGAAATAGTGAAGAGATGTTTAGAACTGACAATGAGGCTGTTGTAGGCTTTGTGTATTCTTCTAATTTATTTAAAAAAGTGAGAGAGGCATATTTAAATGAAACAAAATAA
- a CDS encoding YpdA family putative bacillithiol disulfide reductase, with protein sequence MKIYDIIIVGGGPIGIACGLEAKKKGLTYVIIEKGPIVNSIYNYPVNMQFFSSSEKLEIGEVPFISKEPKPSRSEALEYYRRITTSNKLNIHLFEKVNSVEKNDAFFTVITSKNKYQGKNIVVATGFYDLPNTLNIPGESLQKVAHYYKDPHFYAGQKLAVIGASNSAIDAALECYRKGAEVTLIIRKDEVGQRVKYWVRPDIINRIKEGSIKALYNSTVVEIEENHLKVQTLKGEIRIENDYVLALTGYKPNFDFLIHMGIELSDDDKKYPVYKQDTMETNVQGIYLAGVICGGLETHKWFIENSRVHAKMIVNSILDK encoded by the coding sequence ATGAAAATTTATGACATTATCATTGTTGGAGGTGGTCCTATTGGAATTGCTTGCGGATTAGAAGCTAAGAAAAAAGGATTAACATATGTAATTATTGAAAAAGGACCGATTGTAAATTCGATTTACAACTATCCTGTAAACATGCAGTTTTTTTCATCTTCAGAAAAGTTAGAAATAGGTGAAGTTCCTTTTATTAGTAAAGAACCAAAACCAAGTAGAAGCGAAGCTTTAGAGTATTATAGACGCATAACTACTTCTAATAAACTAAATATTCATTTATTTGAAAAGGTAAATTCGGTTGAAAAAAATGATGCCTTTTTTACAGTTATAACTTCAAAAAATAAGTATCAAGGAAAAAATATTGTGGTGGCGACTGGTTTTTATGATCTTCCGAATACCCTAAATATTCCCGGGGAAAGCTTACAAAAAGTTGCTCATTATTATAAGGATCCTCATTTTTATGCAGGTCAAAAATTAGCCGTTATTGGTGCTAGTAATTCTGCTATTGACGCGGCTTTGGAGTGTTATAGAAAAGGTGCTGAGGTTACTTTAATTATTAGAAAAGATGAGGTTGGTCAGCGTGTAAAATATTGGGTGCGCCCGGACATCATTAATCGTATAAAAGAAGGAAGTATTAAAGCGTTATACAATAGTACAGTTGTAGAAATTGAAGAAAATCATTTAAAAGTACAAACTTTAAAAGGAGAAATCAGAATTGAAAATGATTATGTTTTGGCTTTAACGGGGTATAAGCCTAATTTTGATTTTTTAATACATATGGGAATTGAATTGTCTGACGATGATAAGAAATATCCAGTATACAAGCAGGATACGATGGAAACCAATGTTCAAGGAATTTATTTAGCGGGTGTTATTTGTGGAGGTTTGGAAACTCACAAATGGTTTATTGAAAACTCTAGAGTACACGCAAAAATGATTGTCAATAGTATTTTGGACAAGTAA
- a CDS encoding MlaE family ABC transporter permease — MNYIEHIGKYFIMLKQVFKKPQKGKVFYEALLREIEELGLKSLGIIMFISFFIGGVIALQTALNLDGAFIPQSLIGFAAKRSIILEFAPTFCSIILAGKVGSYITSSIGTMKVTEQIDALDVMGINSLNYLVLPKVIATVFFYPFLIILGMFMGIFGGWLAGVFSGLFSGVDYIEGLRTDFKPFYIVYAIIKTLVFAFLISTVPSYHGYYVKGGSIAVGKASTQSVVWTTILIVIANYLLTQMLLT; from the coding sequence TTGAATTACATAGAACACATAGGTAAATATTTTATAATGCTGAAGCAGGTTTTTAAAAAACCTCAGAAAGGTAAGGTATTTTATGAAGCTTTATTAAGAGAAATAGAAGAGCTTGGGTTAAAATCCTTAGGGATTATTATGTTTATTTCATTTTTTATTGGTGGTGTAATTGCTTTGCAAACTGCTCTAAATTTAGATGGTGCTTTTATACCACAATCTTTAATTGGTTTCGCAGCAAAAAGGTCTATTATTTTAGAGTTCGCACCAACATTTTGTTCCATTATTTTAGCGGGTAAAGTAGGTTCTTATATAACCTCTAGTATTGGCACGATGAAGGTAACAGAACAAATTGATGCTTTAGATGTAATGGGTATAAACTCCTTAAATTATTTAGTGTTACCAAAAGTAATTGCAACCGTTTTCTTCTATCCTTTTTTAATTATTTTAGGAATGTTTATGGGCATTTTTGGAGGCTGGCTAGCAGGTGTGTTTTCTGGTTTATTTAGTGGTGTAGATTATATAGAAGGTTTAAGAACAGATTTTAAGCCCTTTTACATAGTGTATGCAATCATTAAAACACTCGTTTTTGCTTTTCTAATTTCAACAGTGCCTTCTTATCATGGATATTACGTAAAAGGAGGTTCTATTGCGGTGGGTAAGGCAAGTACGCAATCTGTTGTCTGGACAACCATATTGATAGTAATTGCCAATTATCTACTAACACAAATGTTACTAACGTAA
- a CDS encoding CIA30 family protein, protein MNTLNHIIFDFTKDSDISAWRIVDDVVMGGRSQGSFRLNENGNGLFSGNISLENNGGFSSLRYRFKEIQVLNYIKVVLKVKGDGNEYQFRIKDNYQNLYSYTKTFTTSKEWQLIEINLSEMYPSFRGRKLVMDNFSSKMIQEIAILIGNKKEQSFMLEIAKIYLK, encoded by the coding sequence ATGAATACGCTTAATCACATAATTTTTGATTTCACAAAAGATTCAGACATCTCAGCTTGGCGGATTGTGGATGATGTTGTGATGGGAGGCCGATCTCAAGGTAGTTTTAGGCTTAATGAAAACGGAAATGGTCTTTTTTCAGGTAATATTTCTTTAGAAAATAACGGAGGCTTTTCTTCTTTAAGATATCGATTCAAAGAAATACAGGTTTTAAACTATATAAAAGTAGTTTTAAAAGTAAAAGGAGATGGAAATGAGTATCAATTTAGAATAAAAGATAACTATCAAAATTTATATTCTTACACTAAAACTTTTACAACCTCTAAAGAATGGCAACTCATAGAAATAAATTTATCAGAAATGTATCCCTCTTTTAGAGGAAGAAAATTAGTGATGGATAATTTTTCATCAAAAATGATACAGGAAATCGCTATTCTTATTGGGAATAAAAAAGAACAATCTTTTATGTTAGAGATTGCCAAAATTTATCTGAAATAA
- a CDS encoding type B 50S ribosomal protein L31: MKKGIHPENYRMVAFKDMSNEDVFLTRSTVDTKETLEVDGVEYPLVKLEISRTSHPFYTGKSKLIDAAGRIDKFKTKYAKFKK, encoded by the coding sequence ATGAAAAAAGGAATTCATCCAGAAAATTACAGAATGGTAGCTTTTAAAGATATGTCTAATGAAGATGTTTTTTTAACACGTTCTACAGTAGACACTAAAGAAACTTTAGAAGTTGATGGTGTTGAGTATCCTTTAGTAAAATTAGAGATTTCTAGAACTTCTCATCCATTTTACACTGGTAAATCTAAATTAATTGATGCTGCAGGTCGTATCGATAAATTTAAAACGAAATACGCAAAATTCAAAAAGTAA
- a CDS encoding SDR family NAD(P)-dependent oxidoreductase: MKNVVITGTSRGIGFELAKIFANNGHKVLAISRNTAPLSALNHPNISILAVDLSDNSEIKKASDFVKENWKQVDILIHNAGKLINKTFTDLTSNDFLEVYKVNVFAVAELTKLLIPYLPKGSHVVTVSSMGGIQGSVKFPGLAAYSSAKGAVITLSELLAEEYKEQQIAFNVLAIGAVQTEMLAEAFPDYKAPLSALEMANYMYDFSLSGNKFYNGKILQVSSTTP; the protein is encoded by the coding sequence ATGAAAAATGTTGTTATTACAGGAACCAGCCGAGGAATTGGTTTTGAGCTTGCTAAAATATTTGCCAATAATGGTCATAAAGTTTTAGCGATTTCAAGAAACACAGCGCCATTAAGTGCTTTAAATCACCCTAATATTTCGATACTAGCTGTTGATCTTTCAGATAATTCAGAGATTAAAAAAGCATCTGATTTTGTAAAAGAAAACTGGAAACAAGTTGATATTTTAATTCATAATGCAGGAAAACTCATCAACAAAACTTTTACAGATTTAACTTCGAATGATTTTTTAGAGGTTTATAAAGTAAATGTTTTTGCAGTAGCAGAGTTGACAAAATTATTGATTCCGTATTTACCAAAAGGAAGTCATGTAGTGACGGTGAGTTCTATGGGTGGCATTCAAGGAAGCGTAAAATTTCCAGGTTTAGCTGCTTATTCATCCGCCAAAGGCGCAGTCATTACTTTATCTGAATTGTTAGCTGAAGAATATAAAGAACAACAAATTGCATTTAATGTTTTGGCTATTGGAGCGGTGCAAACAGAAATGCTAGCAGAGGCTTTTCCTGATTACAAAGCGCCACTTTCTGCGCTAGAAATGGCAAATTATATGTACGATTTTTCACTATCAGGAAATAAGTTTTATAACGGTAAGATTTTACAAGTTTCATCAACGACTCCATAA
- a CDS encoding class I SAM-dependent methyltransferase has translation MSEENSQKIKKPWPTKKAMEQIYDRNLWGNNDAEFYSGFGSHSPELVNPYIEKVQSFLTSFDEFLTVCDLGCGDFNIGNQLVKYTQKYIAVDIVPELIKYNKSKFMADNLEFKCLDVSKDNLPKVDCVIIRQVLQHLSNAEVQRILHKLVNFKYIIITEHIPKGDFIANKDIISGQGIRLKKNSGLDILKHPFCFEVKDKKQLLCVDLENEKGVVVSWLLEVF, from the coding sequence ATGTCAGAAGAAAATTCTCAAAAAATAAAAAAACCTTGGCCAACTAAAAAGGCGATGGAACAGATTTACGATCGTAATTTATGGGGAAATAATGATGCTGAATTCTATTCTGGTTTTGGTTCTCACAGCCCAGAATTGGTAAATCCTTATATTGAAAAAGTACAATCTTTTCTTACTTCGTTTGATGAATTTTTAACAGTTTGTGATTTAGGTTGTGGCGATTTTAATATAGGGAATCAACTTGTAAAATATACTCAAAAGTATATTGCTGTTGATATTGTGCCAGAGTTAATCAAATATAACAAGTCAAAATTTATGGCCGATAATTTAGAATTCAAATGTTTAGATGTTTCGAAAGATAACTTACCAAAAGTAGATTGTGTCATTATAAGACAGGTTTTGCAACATTTATCCAATGCTGAAGTACAACGTATCTTGCATAAATTAGTCAATTTTAAATATATTATTATCACAGAACATATCCCAAAAGGAGATTTTATAGCGAATAAAGACATTATTTCAGGGCAAGGAATTCGTCTTAAGAAAAATAGTGGATTGGATATTTTAAAACATCCTTTTTGTTTTGAGGTTAAAGATAAAAAGCAACTATTATGTGTTGATTTAGAAAATGAGAAAGGGGTTGTTGTTAGTTGGCTACTTGAAGTTTTTTAA
- a CDS encoding DUF389 domain-containing protein, which translates to MQEDIQKNINSQEKSKQNVQKDALGLFESVKQFIGDLFDFRHDTDHEATIEAIKADIPFKGATAWILIFAVFVASIGLNADSTAVVIGAMLISPLMGPILGLGMSFALNDIETFKKSLINLGTMIVLSLFASFLFFYFFPLSQDNSELLGRVSPDIRDVLIAFFGGLALMVARTKKGTIASVIFGVAIATALMPPLCTAGYGLAKGNWPYFIGAMYLFTINTIFIALATFLVLKLLGFPMHKYANAAKRKRYSTIATVIGVAVMIPAIFTFINVFKENKIKNQIKAFIKTEIKMNKSLTLIDHEPDIESKTLQLNFFNEITDATYNDLSNEIAHNSNYNSLKDFKLEIKGSDTKSFEIITTAYKEKREELQESKNIIAGLQKQIKELQETISSLNNRIEQDALNKHQNVIAFSTIAKDAKIRYIDIEAIGFASVLSSKDFIKIDTIPVVTIEWNVQLSDSIIAPKERELRTWLQNEMQLDTLFIKREK; encoded by the coding sequence ATGCAAGAAGATATCCAAAAAAATATAAATTCTCAAGAAAAATCGAAACAGAATGTTCAGAAAGATGCGCTGGGGTTATTCGAAAGTGTTAAACAATTTATAGGCGATCTTTTCGATTTTAGACATGATACGGATCATGAAGCGACCATAGAAGCCATAAAAGCAGATATTCCGTTTAAAGGAGCCACTGCGTGGATTTTAATTTTTGCGGTCTTTGTAGCTTCTATCGGTTTAAATGCAGACTCGACAGCTGTAGTAATTGGCGCCATGTTAATATCGCCTTTAATGGGACCAATTTTAGGTTTAGGGATGTCTTTTGCTCTAAACGATATTGAAACCTTTAAAAAGTCATTAATAAATCTTGGTACTATGATTGTGCTGAGTTTGTTTGCATCTTTCCTGTTTTTTTACTTTTTTCCATTAAGTCAAGATAATTCTGAATTATTAGGGCGCGTAAGTCCAGATATTCGCGATGTACTGATTGCTTTTTTTGGAGGTTTAGCGCTCATGGTAGCTAGAACTAAAAAAGGTACTATTGCTTCCGTAATTTTTGGTGTAGCAATTGCAACAGCTTTAATGCCACCATTATGCACGGCAGGTTATGGCTTGGCAAAAGGGAATTGGCCTTATTTTATCGGAGCAATGTATTTGTTTACGATCAATACTATTTTTATTGCATTGGCTACGTTTTTAGTTTTAAAGTTACTTGGTTTTCCAATGCATAAATATGCAAACGCTGCAAAAAGAAAACGATACTCTACAATTGCAACAGTAATAGGTGTAGCAGTCATGATTCCTGCTATTTTTACGTTTATAAACGTTTTTAAAGAAAATAAAATTAAAAATCAGATCAAAGCTTTTATAAAAACAGAAATAAAGATGAATAAATCTTTAACATTAATTGATCATGAACCAGATATTGAAAGTAAAACATTACAACTTAATTTCTTTAATGAAATTACCGATGCTACTTACAATGATTTGAGTAACGAGATAGCTCATAATAGCAATTATAATAGTTTAAAAGATTTTAAATTAGAAATAAAAGGCAGTGATACTAAAAGTTTTGAGATTATAACTACGGCTTACAAAGAGAAGCGAGAAGAACTACAAGAGAGCAAAAATATTATTGCAGGTTTGCAAAAACAAATTAAAGAATTGCAAGAAACAATTTCTAGTTTAAATAATAGAATAGAGCAAGATGCTTTAAATAAGCATCAAAATGTAATTGCTTTTAGCACAATAGCTAAAGATGCTAAAATTAGATATATTGATATCGAAGCAATAGGTTTTGCAAGTGTTTTATCGTCTAAAGATTTTATAAAAATTGATACAATTCCTGTGGTAACCATAGAATGGAACGTTCAATTATCAGATAGTATTATTGCGCCTAAAGAGCGTGAATTAAGAACGTGGTTGCAGAATGAAATGCAGTTAGACACACTATTTATAAAGAGAGAAAAATAG
- a CDS encoding glutaminyl-peptide cyclotransferase, which translates to MKKTAFFISILTLLVCIGCNEDYKFTLDVAKKTTINSNVTIRLKEKNNKPLDKIQFFINGKEITSEGNQITINTSDFGVGKHAVSVLAFYPGKTKKINNSFEVFADTPYQAYTYKIINSYPHDTKAYTQGLEYYNGFLYETTGRRGQSTLRKIEIKTGKVLQSVDLDKKYFGEGMTIFNNKIYWLTWESKKGFVYNLETFEQEESFDYDKSKQGWGLTNNDSLLIKSDGTSKIWFLDPYSKKEIKYIQAYTHKQSIPKLNELEYINGKIYANYYLKPLISIINPKNGVVEGIVNLSGLKKEMEKTQKLVADDEVLNGIAFDKENNRLFVTGKNWGKLFEIELIKK; encoded by the coding sequence ATGAAGAAAACTGCTTTTTTTATATCTATCTTAACCTTATTAGTATGTATTGGTTGCAATGAAGATTACAAATTTACGTTAGATGTTGCAAAGAAAACAACGATAAACTCTAATGTAACCATTCGTCTAAAAGAAAAGAATAACAAACCATTAGATAAAATTCAGTTTTTTATAAACGGGAAAGAAATTACTTCTGAAGGAAATCAAATAACCATTAATACCTCTGATTTTGGTGTTGGCAAACACGCCGTTTCTGTTTTAGCTTTTTATCCTGGAAAAACAAAAAAAATCAATAATTCTTTTGAAGTTTTTGCCGATACACCATACCAAGCCTACACTTATAAAATAATTAATAGTTATCCTCATGACACAAAAGCATACACGCAGGGCTTAGAATATTACAATGGTTTTCTATACGAAACCACTGGAAGAAGAGGACAGTCTACGTTAAGAAAAATAGAAATTAAAACGGGGAAAGTCTTACAGTCTGTAGATTTGGATAAAAAATATTTCGGAGAAGGTATGACCATTTTTAATAATAAAATTTATTGGTTAACTTGGGAAAGTAAGAAGGGTTTTGTCTACAATTTAGAAACATTTGAACAAGAAGAAAGTTTTGATTATGATAAAAGCAAACAAGGCTGGGGTTTAACAAACAATGATAGTTTACTTATTAAATCTGATGGAACTTCTAAAATTTGGTTTTTAGATCCTTATTCAAAAAAAGAAATAAAATATATACAAGCTTATACTCATAAACAAAGCATCCCTAAATTGAATGAATTAGAATATATAAATGGAAAAATTTATGCTAATTATTATTTAAAACCTCTAATTTCTATCATAAACCCTAAAAATGGAGTTGTAGAAGGAATCGTAAATTTATCTGGTTTAAAAAAAGAAATGGAAAAAACTCAAAAACTAGTTGCCGATGATGAAGTTTTAAACGGCATTGCCTTTGACAAAGAAAATAACAGATTGTTTGTTACGGGTAAAAACTGGGGGAAACTTTTTGAAATAGAGCTCATCAAAAAATAA
- a CDS encoding SprT-like domain-containing protein, which yields MSTRENPLPSRGQEWASFIPAKAIPFVKYLIDTHSFDLLIVNQRQTKHGDFRKLPNGRFQITVNNNLNKHQFLLTLVHEIAHHVTHQKFGKVQPHGIEWKTVFQHLMLPFLELEIYPKEMISHLANYLKNPKASTDSDVKLSLALRGNIAEEGKKFIFTLPFGCLFIFKSIVYKRGNKRRTRIECLNMNNKRVYLFNQNVEVKLYE from the coding sequence TTGAGTACTAGAGAGAATCCCCTCCCTTCGCGAGGACAAGAATGGGCATCTTTTATCCCTGCTAAAGCAATTCCGTTTGTAAAATATTTAATTGATACACATTCTTTTGATTTATTGATTGTAAATCAACGGCAAACTAAACATGGCGATTTCAGAAAATTACCCAATGGTAGGTTTCAAATAACGGTAAATAATAACCTCAACAAACATCAATTTTTATTGACGTTGGTGCATGAAATTGCACATCATGTAACACATCAAAAATTCGGAAAAGTACAACCTCACGGAATTGAATGGAAAACTGTTTTTCAGCATTTAATGTTGCCCTTTTTAGAACTTGAAATTTACCCAAAAGAAATGATTTCTCATTTAGCAAATTATTTAAAAAACCCAAAAGCTAGCACAGATTCTGATGTAAAACTTTCTTTAGCTTTACGAGGAAATATTGCGGAAGAAGGAAAAAAATTTATTTTTACCCTCCCTTTTGGTTGTTTATTTATCTTTAAAAGTATTGTTTACAAAAGAGGAAACAAACGCAGAACTAGAATAGAATGTTTAAATATGAATAACAAAAGAGTCTATTTATTCAATCAAAATGTTGAAGTAAAATTATACGAATAA
- a CDS encoding type II toxin-antitoxin system YafQ family toxin: MYILKESTQFKKDLKKLSKKSLADLNITFEVLEILQISGAVGIPKEMKPHKLRGNYKNNWECHMKPDLLIIWFQIEENFTIKLVRIGSHSELFT; this comes from the coding sequence ATGTATATTTTAAAGGAATCTACTCAATTTAAAAAAGACCTCAAAAAACTTTCAAAAAAGAGTTTAGCCGATTTAAATATCACTTTTGAAGTTTTAGAGATTTTACAAATTAGTGGAGCAGTTGGGATACCCAAAGAAATGAAACCTCATAAACTAAGAGGTAATTACAAAAATAATTGGGAGTGCCATATGAAACCGGACTTACTAATTATTTGGTTTCAAATAGAAGAGAATTTTACCATTAAATTAGTTAGAATTGGTTCACATTCTGAATTGTTTACATAA